From Gammaproteobacteria bacterium, one genomic window encodes:
- the zapA gene encoding Cell division protein ZapA — translation MSRDILPIAVVTILDKEYRVTCPDEERDALHNAARLLDEQMRDIRGGGRVIGLERIAVMAALNFAHELLQNRSEKDEYTQAVDAQIRHIQNKIDIALKN, via the coding sequence ATGAGCAGAGACATATTGCCGATTGCAGTGGTTACCATCCTTGACAAGGAATACCGGGTGACCTGTCCCGACGAGGAGCGTGATGCGTTGCATAACGCGGCACGTCTGCTGGATGAACAGATGAGGGACATTCGCGGCGGGGGGCGAGTGATAGGTCTAGAACGTATTGCTGTAATGGCCGCCCTCAATTTTGCCCATGAGCTATTGCAAAATAGATCTGAAAAGGACGAATATACTCAGGCAGTAGACGCACAGATTAGACATATTCAAAACAAGATTGACATAGCCCTGAAAAATTAA